Part of the Ficedula albicollis isolate OC2 chromosome 6, FicAlb1.5, whole genome shotgun sequence genome is shown below.
CTTCCCTTTGCCAGGGCTGTAattgaaaaaaagcaaaacaaaacctccagTGGGGAGATCCCAAACCAAGCCCTGTCCTGCCgttgctgcagctggcacatcACTCCCAAAGGCTGTGCTTGCAGAGGCTCTGCTCTTTGTAAACTCTTTCAagcctcctttttttccaggggTGAAATCAGGAGCTCCAGTTtggagggcaggggggatgGACAGCAGAGGTTGTTCCTGCCTTGGTTTGCTCTGTCTCCTCGAGCAAACAGCCCAGGCAGTAATTGCTCTGCCTCCCTGTCTTTGATTTGCCatcactgctgagcaggaggatCAGTCTGGGTGACCTTGAGGactggtgctgctccctgctcttcccttggGTGCAAACCTCCAGCCAGACACACAATATGGGCTTGTTTTCTGCTCAGAATTGAAAATGTGAGGCACAAAAATCCCTTAGTCATTGAAAAATGTGCAGGGACATTTAAATTCCATCCATGACAACATGTTCTCTCAAAGCCTCTTCGAAGGAGTTTGTTGAGAGCTCTTTAAATTCCTGAACCACTGCTGACTAATAGAGGAATATAAATGAGCTCTGAAACAGGTTCATTTAACTCTTGTCTAATGTGTAGCATTTGGCCTGGCAGAGTCAAAATACTGTGACTTGTTTTTGTGTGGCAAATTGAGCACtttgtttattaaaattctgatttgttGTATAATGAGGAGGGCCCAGATTACTGTTGCTTCCACGGGAAGGATTTAAAGGGCAGGTCACTGCTGTTCTCCAGCAGCAAAGTAATTCTGATTATGTGCTCATcttctgttctgtatttcacAGATCTTCATTAGCCAGGTTTTAGAATGATTAAGTTGTATTTTGCTTGCAGTCCTGTCAGCCTTAGTGATGTTCCACGCATTTGGCTTCCTAAATTCTCCATCTGAACACAGACCAATATGTCTGTAAAGTGAGATCACTGATAATTTATCAGAATAAAACCAGAGCATAAAGCTAAGTTTGTGTGGTAAGGCTGCACCCTGCATCATGTAATATTcaatggttttttttaactctgagCTGGGACTCTTAAttgaagctgcagctctgcatttccttcatGCATGACTTAAGGCATCCAGCAATGTTTGCTGGgatgtaatttgtttttttttgtagaagCTTCCACAGAGAGAGGTAGAACAGCCATTTTGCCAGAGATTTAGTAAATAATGATGCACATAATACAGAATTTTAATGTCCTTTGATACTGGGAGGGGGATCACagtttttgtttctcctctAGCTCCAGTGGCTTTCTCCTCCCCTTCAAGCAGAGTTGAGTGCTGGCTGCTGTTGCTAATTGCAGATGATGGAGCActgacattttcaaaagcacacATAGATGATAGGCACCCAAAGGATGAGACTGCTGCCTTCAGAGATGCTGCTACAATTCTGCTGGCATCGACTCATTTAGTGATGAATTGCAGTAATAGCAGTTCAGGACCTACAGCATATTAGTGAAAATGAATCCACTGAGCAccagtcccacagcactgcaacAGCACTTAAAGAACACTGATTTCcttaaaggcagaaaaatctgATTAAGAAATTCAGTTGGGGCTTTGTTTTTTGctgctggtggttttttttttttccattttttttcctttaccagCAGTGtgttatttgtatttgtttcttgTAGCATGCTATTCTAAGGAATTTAATGTACATCAGAAAAGCAGGTGAGTTCCATAAATGCAAAACGTTTCTTACTGTTCTAGCAGATAGAAGATGCTGCAGTGAACAGTAGAACTGCTTTAATTTCTTGGTCTATACTGACCTAAAACCTGGttctagcaggaaaaaaaagctcagcaTGCTGGCACTGAGGAGATACATAATAGTTTACACAGGGTCTGTGGCAAGGATGTCATAGGATGAATGCAGCAATTGGCAAGAATTATTCTAATAAAAGGATGGGGCTGCCTATTATTGCAGGAGTTGTGTAAtttgagggagctggggataAAGACAGGCTCTGTGTTAATGATGTGTTGGTGTTTGCAGGAGAACAGAGtgttctcccagctctgagagaGGGATCACTGTGGAGATCCCCAGCACAAAGCTGTGCAGTCTCCTTCCAAATCAGCCAACAGCCACCAAATCAGAGGGGCCTGGAATGCTGGGACTGGAAAATGCAAGTGTGCATCTgccttcttctccttccctccccatctccttccctccatGTCTGGGACCCGCCTGgagcctgtgcagcagcagctgaaagcagtgCTAATGAACAGGCCCTTCTTGGTCAACTGGAGTCCTGTAAACTCCAGTGCACGGGTCTGAGTGTCCAACAGGCTGTAAAGATATTCTGAACTGGGATTTATGGACAATTTCACCATTTTAGGGCTAACACAGCTTTGTaaggctggcagctgcagaggaattGTTTGAAGACAATCCTGGATAGTTTGGCCGAGATCAGTTTTGTGCCAAGGGCAGGGGTGCACTCCTAACGTTGGCTGcatgagcagctctgctctgtcagggcaataaaaaaatctgcgTTTGCTGCACCTGTGGCTGTGCTATCTTTGGGAAGGGATAAAATCTGGATGTGTAATTGTATGGAGGAAGCAGAGTATTTATAGCAGGTGACTCTGGGCTGATGTGGGTGTTCGTGCACTCAGGGTTCTTGACGAGCAGGTGATGAgttatgatgatgatgaaatagttttctgtattttgtgatTAGAAAAGCAGCTTGGCACTTCTTGCTGAAGCTCCTGCAGTTTCTCTAAGTTAAGAAAGTCAGGGGATTCTTTCtctgaataataatttttaaaaaattaattatagaATTGTTTAAGTTGGAAAATTCTTTAAGATCATTGAAACCTGTGTGGCTTTCAGATAGGCCAAGAACATCCCAGTGTGAATATCCTCAACTTGATAAATCCTTGATATTGATAATTGATAAGGATATAAATAACAATATAACCAGccataaaataaactaaaaacaCAAGGGCTGTGTTGACAGCAGGATCCAACTAAGATGACTTTTTATGCCAAATATTTTGAGTTTAAGGATTCACATGATTTCtacttttctgaagaaatgtaaattaaagATGTACCTTTCTGACTCGACCAAAAGCAGGTGCTTCTTTAAGTAGCACGAGCTGCTGGTTTCTTAATTTTAAAGTCCTGATTTCCTAATTTTAAAGTCTCTTCTGGCAAATTGTGATTTAATTACAGAAGTATTTCAAAACACATAAACAGCACACATACATTTTGAGGTACGTTCCCTGAATAAAGATGAGGGAACCAAGGCGAGTCAGTCTGTAAAATGTTTGTTAAGGTGATAAAAGATGGGTTCAACTGTCCAGGTAAAGTCTAAAGGTTGAACTGAGTTACAGTTTCAGTATTTGTAGTGCCTTATGGGTTGatttaaataatgaaagttGGGGATAAACacagctttgtttctttctgcttggtTTGTTGTGTTTAGAGCTGTGTGAAAGCTCTAAAGAAGACTTTGATATTTAgagttttcatttaatttccttttgaaagaaGTACCACAAAAAATTCAGGTGAAAGGAAACCAGACGAGATTCATATGCCATTAAGGGAATTACacagctttgtttctttctgcttggtTTGTTGTGTTTAGAGCTGTGTGAAAGCTCTAAAGAAGACTTTGATATTTAGcgttttcatttaatttccttctgaaagaaGTACCACAAAAAATTCAGGTGAAAGGAAACCAGACGAGATTCATATGCCATTAAGGGAATTATATTAGGAGTTGTAATAATATCCCTTAATCTTAAAAAGGTAAGTCTCTTATAGAATtaaggttttgctgctgcttttcatgccGTGTGAGGAATTACGGCTAATGCAAGTTGCTGATGTGAAAACATCCTCGCTAATCCTGTTTGGAGAGCGGCTCGTTCTCTGCTCCTTAGAAAAGGCACAAGAAGATGTATTATGGGCCCTTCGTTAAATAATTCCTTAATTACACCCTGGGACTGGCAGATAGCAATCTGAATGCTGCTGGCAGGTTTCTCCTAACTCCGTGTGAGGAGCGCCCCGGGCGCGCTGGCATCGGCAAACTCGAGgtggaaaacacatttcaatCACTCATGCTCATTAAAAAAGCTTCTACTCACCCTTCCCTGTGAGCTTCTCCCTTCTCTAGCTCCTGTATAACACCCAACAAGACTTTGATGGTCTCCTGACTAGAGCTGATCAGGCTCTCCATCATCTGAAGCTGCGCTTTCAAGTCCACAACTTCGGTGTGAGGCACGATTTGTTGGCACTCCTGGCTGACGGCCAGGGCGGCGCggcagggctggctgtccccCGGGGGCGCCGCGTTGACCCGCAGGCCCTGCTGGCCGCACTGGGGGGCCGGGCACTGCGGGGGGGGCTGCACCCCGTTCAGCTGCACCGTCCTCTGCTCGTCCTCGTCGGGGCTCAGCCCCCAGCGGCCCAGGCCGGGCGGCTCTGCCCGCGAGGCCGGCAGGTAAACGGCCGCCACCTCGGTCTTGAAGAGCCTCCCGTGGAGCGGCTGCGCGGCCTCGTCGCTCGCTCTGCCCCGCGCCGGCTCCTCCTCGCCGGCCTCGGCAGTTGTGATTAGAAAAGCAGCTTGGCACTTCTTGCTGAAGCTCCTGCAGTTTCTCTAAGTTAAGAAAGTCAGGGGATTCTTTCtctgaataataatttttaaaaaattaattatagaATTGTTTAAGTTGGAAAATTCTTTAAGATCATTGAAACCTGTGTGGCTTTCAGATAGGCCAAGAACATCCCAGTGTGAATATCCTCAACTTGATAAATCCTTGATATTGATAATTGATAAGGATATAAATAACAATATAACCAGccataaaataaactaaaaacaCAAGGGCTGTGTTGACAGCAGGATCCAACTAAGATGACTTTTTATGCCAAATATTTTGAGTTTAAGGATTCACATGATTTCTACTTTCctgaagaaatttaaattaaagatgTACCTTTCTAACTCGACCAAAAGCAGGTGCTTCTTTAAGTAGAGCAGCAGGAGGTTCTTTGGGAGAAGTGTGCAAATCGCTGCTTTTCCAGGCCTCGGCGCCGCCGTGGTGCGCGGCGCGCTCGGACATGTGGGAGATGAACTCGGCCGTCTGCAGGCTGCCGGCCTTCCTGGCCTGGCCCTCCCTGTCCTTCACCTCCAGCAGGAACCCGTTGTTCTCGCTCGGTAACGTGTCCACGGTCGAGGCGCTTTTCAgaatattcccttttttccGGTCCAGAGGGAAGGTCTGGTAGCACTTTTTGAGGTCGGGGGAAGTCTGGACTCCTGTGCTCTTGGTGACGTTGGGGATGGACCTGCGGGCCGGTACCGTCATGTACTTGCGATAGGCCGTCTTGTAGGAGATGGCCTTGGCCTCCCTCTTGTCGGGGTCCTGcgtggaggagctggagagctgcttGTCCCTCTGCTCGTTCTGCGCCTCGCAGATGTCCTTGAACCTCACCTGCAGGGCTTTGTTCCGCTTCTTGATCTGCCGGTTGGGATCCAGCGCGTATTTCATCTCCAGCGCCAGGGAAGCCGCGGGCTCCACGTCGCTGTCCGAGGCGGTGAGTAAGCATTTGCTGGGCTCCTTACTCACCATGGTGCCTGCAGccaaaaacagagcagaaagcCTCAAGTTACAGcagaaatgtgacttttttCCCTGAGGTTTTTGCAATTTTTGAGCCACGTTCCTGTGATCCCGCTGAAATGGCTGCGATGCGCTCAGTTCTGTCGAGTCGCAGCCCTCAGTGATTTTCTGGAGATTTGGATCTTAATCGTGCTTTTTATCTTGATCTGTTATGAATACCTGCTCCTCAGGGAGGAGGATTCCTGGTGCCAGAAGTTTTTCCACAACTGTTTTCCCATTATAGGACTGTGGCTGTCATGCTAGGGCTTCCAGGAAGCAATTTCCTCCAGGAATTCGTGCTCCCATGAAGCCAATCCTCTGAATTTACCTGGCAGCAAAAACTACAGGGAGAATAAAACCAAGTTTGGTTTTCACTTTGTCACTTGGACAAGTGTCTTTGTCCAGGTAAAGAAAAGTTGAGAGCTCTGCTCAcccttaattttcctttaatgcaAATGTTTTGTAGCAAGAATTGTCAAACTGGCATTATTTTTAGAGTGTGCTTGCTGCTTACCAAACACATTTCTGCTGTGTAACGTATTCAGCGTTCTTTCACAAATGTTTTGTAGCAAGAAGTGTCAAACTGGCATTATTTTTAGAGTGTGCTTGCTGCTTACCAAACACATTTCTGCTGTGTAACGTATTCAGCGTTCTTTGCAAGGAATTAATTGGTCGTTAGAGGTGTcattatttggatttttataaaaaatttcCTTATGGCTACAACTAAATACAGATTAATTGTTATTGGCAACTGGTTGGTAGCGCTGGATGCATAAAATGTATGAATTAGTGAAGTTTTGGAGGAAGTCAGCAGTGCATCAATTAAGGTTTTGCTTCAAATGCAAAACAACTCATCCTTTCCTAGAAGCAGTAATGTGCCTTTATGATACAGCTGCTTATCCCAACAGATCCTAGAGCACTAAAATCCCTCCAAACCTGTGATgattcacagaaattatttcatctgCTGTTGAAATATAAGCTCCTCCTCAAGGAGGAGAAGATGCCAACTGCTTAACACAGCATctacccaaaaaaacccccaaaatccagttGTAGAGATCACAGGGGATCTGGAGTAGCTGCATAattaagatttcatttttacacCTCATTTGAAGTTGTAATTTTTACTTTCCCGTTGTGCAAATTTCTCCCTGAGACTTGCTGAATTACCAAATTCCCACTTAATCCAAACATTCCGCATATATCTCCTGCTGAAACCCTCAGAGGGACTCGGGAATATAATGTAAAACAAGTAAAGGGACTTTCAGGTGTacttgaaatatgtttttaattaaaattcctttgtctatttaataaaatatgtgAAACTCTTGAAGAGTTAAGTGCCATAATAGCATCTGTTTTAGAAAGCCAACTCAGGGGCACAAGGGAATGAATCCTTGACTAGTCTACATCTAAAGTAAGAATGCTTAAtggggaaataattttcagtggaaaactgAATGTTTATGAGgtttaaaagtaaaagcaaCACTTCCCTGAAGATACACACAGATGTGCATGGCACAGAGTCCAAGGCTGAATTTCTGGGTCAAAAATCTCATGAAAACATGTCATTACTTaatggtttttttcatgttttaattcCCTGGCCCCGAAAACATGTCATTACTTaatggtttttttcatgttttaattcCCTGGCCCCGGTTCATtacttaatgtttttttttcatgttttaattcCCTGGCCCCGGTAATTTGTGAAGAAGGAACTGAAATATTCCAGAATCCCTCTAgtttgcctttttctgtctgatttGTGATGCTCAAGGAgtggggagggagctgcagttgttggagaagggaaagaagttTTTCTGTGACTCTGATGTAGTGCAAAGTCTgtagaagaagcaaaaaaaaaggaaaattcaggaCAAACCCATTCAAATAATGGAATCTGAGATAGCCAGATCTCAGTTTTCAGCTGGATATTTGATGTATACAAGCCTAGGGTCTGATACCAAGGTGACCAAGTCTCTGTTTCgggggaaaagagagaataaaatggaaattctaAGGAGAGTCTGAAGGTAAAAGTAGAGTGGGGAGGTAAGATCAGTTATCTCCTGATTTAGAGGAGAATAAATGAACTACATTTGAATGTCAGGAACTTTTGGTTCCATTTGACACCCTAAGTAAGGAGTTGGTTGTGGGGGCCATCAGTGTCCTGTCCTGGCAGGTTTGGGCTCTATTTTAATTGTAATTGTGTTTGTGAGTGAAGGCATGCCTTTATTTGAGGGGCAAACAGAGCAGGTGGGGAGTACAGCCATCCATCCTGTGCCTATCTagggctggaatttgggaatgttttcactgaaaaaagtGCTGCCTCAGATACAAACACAGTCCTTTAGCTGGCAGCTGGACCACATTAAAAtctgttgtaaaaaaaaaaaattatctagcTAAAATTTATCTAAAAAAATCTATTGCTGTCGAGCCCCAAAAGTCTGCACTGTAGAATTACTGGAAGCAAATTTTCCACAACAGTCTGGTAAATGAATAAGttgaccaaaaaaaaccctaagtaCAAGAACACGAGAGCCATTACAGCCATTAGTTCCAAATCTGCCAGTGGGAATTTCTGAGCTCCCACAAAATTATggcaaaaatgaaatgctgcattCACAAAGATGTGAAATATTCAGTAACTGTGTCTGAAAAAGCCACGTTTTTACCcaaaaggcttccaaaattggCTGTTAGCTCTGAAAGTCACCCTTTAGAACCATCTCTTAGGATTCCTCAGAGTTGTCAAAGTGACTTTTTGGGCACTTGGTTATTTGACAGCAGGATCCATTAAcatgcaatttattttcaagtattgGCTTGATATTTCATTAGTGTCTGTGAGCTGTCTcaattttcagattattttacCTCCCACTTGAATCCCATCGTTtttgggggctgcaggatggctggttttgtttgggaCCAGGAGTCTGGAGGTATCTTCCAGAGTAGATAAATGGGGAACTTCATTCTGCACTTAATTTTGAACACGTCTTTAATAGCCAATAAATTGATTCTTTACCAAATTGCTTGTCTCCCTTTCCCAACTGCACAGGCCTGATTGATTTAGCTGATCCAGAGTTTTAGAGTTTTTTATTCCCACTAGTAGCTGGGAGTAATAATTTTAGAGATATCTGTGATTAAGAATGACAACAACCAAAagaagtcaatttttttttgaagcCTTGCTCGGATCCCGGTGTCTCTGAGGGGAactctctgtgctcagctgatAAAAGAACAGTTGAGCAAAGAGTCAATTGTGAGTTAACacttcacagggaagaatttataaaatatttcctgtttggtttcatttttggTTTGGTCAAAGTGTTGCCTCCTATTTTGGTTTATTTAGGCACTGCACAGCGTGGTCTCTGCAGGATTTTTGGATACTTCAGGAAACAACTGAGCTGGAGTTTCTCATTTTATGGCTCTTGCTGTCAGGGGGGTAATAAAGCctttgaatttgaattttagTTGCAGATGCCAGTTACATGCAGATAACAGAGTTCAACTTTTTATCTGTACTTACTCcaaagaaaaagctgatttGCTAagctaaatatttaaataatcacAAGCttagtttttcagtttttgccTAGATTTGTTTATAAACTTGTGGCTGATTACCCTTAAGCAGCATCCCTCTATGTTTGAATATGGAAATAAactattaaataataataataactaaAAAGTGATGCACAGAGAAGCTTTGAGTTGGTATAAAAATCTTGAGGGTAATTACAAAACCACCAGTTAGGTGGCACGAATCTTTGCAGGACCTTCACTGTGCATCCCAAAGTCTGCAGAGTCACTGCTCAGGAAGGAGAATTACAGGGTGGAATTTCCAGAATGATTGGTTAATGAGAGGAGAGGAGATTTGGAACTCACCTTGCAATTTCCATTTGATCTCTGTCAGTTTTATGACAGAGAAGCAAATTCAGGATGTGTTAATATACAGAGTGGGCTTAAACTTTCCAGGTTCCAAATGCAGGGGAAAGGCACAGATTTCACTCCTTGGGTTTCCAGAGCAAATGAAGGCTTTGGAGATGCAGCTGGAAACATCTGTGCACATATTAAGAGCACACAGGATTTTGTGGATGGATGGTTTGGCTTAAAATAACGCAGGGAATTGCAAATAATTGGATTTTTGCATGGCAAGTGATCTGCAGCATCTTTAGGCTTCTGGATatttccaggctggacattcTCCTGAGAAATCCCCACTGCCTCAGATATCGTTTTATATGCCTAAATACCACCTTCAATCACTTACTTTTCAACACCTATTTGATGTCTGTATGTCATAAGTGTATCCATGGAATATTTATCCAACTgtactgttaaaaataaagagcagaaagaaactCAGGTTTACTTCATAGAAACAAATCCAGGATAGAAACCTAATGTTAATTCTAAAATTCCCACACATTTTGGCTTTATTAAATGAATGTTTTTACTCTTGTCAAAGGAATCTAGTTGTTAATTAGCTGACAGTGTTGTTATgttaaaaacttcaaaattatttagtATCATCCTAAAAGTAATGTCCAGTAAAGAAGACTGTCATGataaaaatattggaaaatgCGAATTATCTTAGGCACTTTTATAAATAAGTTGTTTGCAGGAACTTTGCCTATGTTAGGAATTTTTGGAGGGTTTTAATACAAAAGGACTGAGGAGAAATTCTGACTTCCAGATAAATCTGAGGGTGGCAGGTATTCCCAGTTTTTAGGGgataaaaaaatactgatgaGAGGATTATTAGGAAAAGTGATGGGGTAGCCCTGCCTGTCTTTAtttcatcacagaatcattcatGTAGAATAACAGACTTAGCAGTGCTGCTAAATGTcaaaccagtattttttttaactctgttttGAAACCCTGAGGCACTGAACttgaattttctctctcttgaaCTTCCTTATTTATTGCTTAATACCGAAGTCATCCTTACTGCTGCATTTCCAAGTGCCTTGGAAGTCTTCCTTTGGAATTATCAGGATCCTGATAATTGTCTGGATTTGTCTTTTCTCCCCTCCCATCCATTGGCAGGCTCCGTGAGAACGATGTATAAAATAATAGCTTATGGCTGAAATACccaataaatgcttttaaatgctCTTGTGAGCTTCAGCTTCAGAACTAAGTGGCaacaaataaaatgttcaaTTTAATAAGCCTGGAGACTTTTAGATAAAACAGGAATCTGCTGGAGGATAAACTACTTAAAATTTTCCTTACAAACCAAGCCAGTTTCCCTGAATGCAGCTGGTAGAGgcaattttctttaattctgaCATCTCTACTATGCTTTCAGAACACAAATTTTAATAATACTTAGGTTTTGTTGCTTCCTATATTGTTCTGTgcataaaattaaaaggaatcCATTCAATGTGAtaaaattctggaaaagaagGGTTATTTTCCCCATAACAGAATTTTGCAAGGAATAGCACCATTAACAGGAGATTTGCACTTGCACTAAAACCAGTGTAGACTTATGGGGTGAGTTAATAACTATTAACTTCCCAGTGGAACGAATGCAATGTCACAAGATACTCCCTGTGAATCAGAGTGTTCTGATCTCAAACATTTGCTGGGATTTAGTggactggaaaaaataatgtcacTGTTAAGAGAGCGATGctgatttttctccctgtgctctgcagctctggctctgaggACAGAGGAGGGAAG
Proteins encoded:
- the FAM196A gene encoding protein FAM196A, coding for MVSKEPSKCLLTASDSDVEPAASLALEMKYALDPNRQIKKRNKALQVRFKDICEAQNEQRDKQLSSSSTQDPDKREAKAISYKTAYRKYMTVPARRSIPNVTKSTGVQTSPDLKKCYQTFPLDRKKGNILKSASTVDTLPSENNGFLLEVKDREGQARKAGSLQTAEFISHMSERAAHHGGAEAWKSSDLHTSPKEPPAALLKEAPAGEEEPARGRASDEAAQPLHGRLFKTEVAAVYLPASRAEPPGLGRWGLSPDEDEQRTVQLNGVQPPPQCPAPQCGQQGLRVNAAPPGDSQPCRAALAVSQECQQIVPHTEVVDLKAQLQMMESLISSSQETIKVLLGVIQELEKGEAHREGLSYRTGQDTANCDTCRNSACIIYSVELDFKQQEDKLQPVLRKLHPIEETQVAPLPYSQESYSSTPKQKSKTESKKHGRWKLWFL